One genomic segment of Panicum virgatum strain AP13 chromosome 2N, P.virgatum_v5, whole genome shotgun sequence includes these proteins:
- the LOC120661433 gene encoding anthocyanidin 3-O-glucosyltransferase 2-like yields MATPTVVLVPVWGAGHLMSLLEAGKRLLARAGGKLSLTVLVMRPPTEQLAAEVEGHFRREEASGLDVRFVHLPAVDPPTDFAGIEEFVSRFVQMHAPHVRAAISSLASPVAAVVLDFFCTTLIDVCRDVAVPAYVYFTSNAAMLALMLRLPALHEELTVEFEEMEGAVDVPGLPPVPPSSLPKPVMDKKNPNYTWFVYHGRRFAEADGIIVNTAAELERSALAAIADGRCTRGVRAPAVYPIGPVISFTPPPEQPHECVRWLDAQPPASVALLCFGSLGFFAAPQAHEIARGLERSGHRFLWVLRSPPAPGARHPTDANLAELLPDGFLERTKDRGLVWPTWAPQREILAHAAVGGFVTHCGWNSTVESLWHGVPLAPWPLYAEQHMNAFTLVAAMGVAVAMKVDRKRDNFVEAAELERAVKELLGGGEEGRKAREKAMEMKAACRNAVEEGGSSDAALHRLAEQLYKGVVVTTSK; encoded by the coding sequence ATGGCGACCCCGACCGTCGTCTTGGTGCCCGTGTGGGGCGCCGGCCACCTCATGTCCCTGCTCGAGGCCGGCAAGCGGCtgctcgcccgcgccggcggcaagCTCTCGCTCACCGTGCTCGTCATGCGCCCGCCCACGGAGCAGCTCGCGGCCGAGGTCGAGGGCCACTTCCGCCGGGAGGAGGCATCCGGGCTTGACGTCCGCTTCGTCCACCTTCCAGCCGTGGACCCCCCGACGGACTTCGCCGGCATCGAGGAGTTCGTCTCCCGGTTCGTGCAGATGCACGCGCCGCACGTCCGGGCGGCGATTTCCAGCTTGGCGTCCCCGGTGGCCGCGGTCGTCCTCGACTTCTTCTGCACAACGCTCATCGACGTGTGCCGCGACGTCGCCGTGCCGGCCTACGTCTACTTCACCTCCAACGCGGCGATGCTGGCGCTCATGCTGCGCCTGCCAGCGCTCCACGAGGAGCTGACGGTCGAGTTCGAGGAGATGGAGGGCGCCGTGGATGTGCCCGGgctgccgccggtgccgccgtCCTCGCTCCCGAAGCCGGTGATGGACAAGAAGAACCCGAACTACACGTGGTTCGTGTACCACGGCAGGCGCTTCGCGGAGGCCGACGGCATCATCGTCAACACGGCTGCCGAGCTCGAACGGAGCGCGCTTGCTGCCATCGCCGACGGACGGTGCACGCGCGGCGTCCGTGCCCCGGCGGTCTATCCGATTGGCCCCGTTATCTCGTTCACGCCGCCCCCTGAGCAACCGCACGAGTGCGTGCGGTGGCTCGACGCACAGCCCCCGGCCTCCGTGGCGCTCCTCTGCTTCGGCAGCCTAGGCTTCTTCGCCGCGCCGCAGGCGCACGAGATTGCCCGCGGCCTGGAGCGCAGCGGCCACCGCTTCCTCTGGGTGCTGCGCAgcccgccggcgcccggcgcgcGGCACCCAACGGACGCGAACCTCGCCGAGCTGCTCCCCGACGGGTTCCTCGAGAGGACCAAAGACAGAGGCCTGGTGTGGCCGACGTGGGCGCCGCAGAGGGAGAtcctcgcccacgccgcggtGGGGGGTTTCGTCAcgcactgcgggtggaactccACCGTCGAGAGCCTGTGGCACGGCGTGCCGCTGGCCCCGTGGCCGCTGTACGCCGAGCAGCACATGAACGCGTTCACGCTGGTGGCCGCCATGGGCGTCGCCGTGGCGATGAAGGTGGACAGGAAGCGGGACAACTTCGTGGAGGCCGCGGAGCTGGAGCGAGCGGTGAAGGAGCtattgggcggcggcgaggaggggagGAAGGCGAGGGAGAAGGCCATGGAGATGAAGGCCGCGTGcaggaacgccgtggaggagggtggCTCGTCCGACGCGGCGCTGCACCGGCTAGCAGAGCAGCTTTACAAAGGCGTAGTGGTCACCACGAGTAAGTGA